The genomic DNA AAATTAAAAAGTTTTTCACAAAAATTGGATCCATCCCTACGTATTGGACAAGTAGACTACCATACAATGTTCCGATAATGGCACCTAAAGTTAGAATAGGCAAGAAAATACCACCAGGGAGATTCGAACCGTAAGAAACCATTGAAAAAACAAAACGTAAAACCAGTAAGCCGACTAAAGCCCAAATCGTGGCCGGTTGATTGCCTAAAGCTAAAACAATTTGATTCCCACCGCCAAGTAAATGTGGAAAGAAATAACCAATCGGTAAAATCAAAATAAAAGGAACAAAACCATAATAATTAGAAGAAAGGCCTTTGATTTTTCCATATACTTTTGGTAAGGACAACAATGTTTTTTGATATATCCAACCTAATAATCCTAGCAAAACGCCCAGCAGGACTAATGTCCAATAGTACTCTAAAGGCAAAGATTTAACCGGACCAATATAAAGAACTGGTTGCAATCCGAAGAAATGCAAAGAAACAAAGTTAGCGGAAATGGCCGCAGAAAAAGAGGTTAACCAAACTAAAGGTGAAAAGGAATGGTGAACCTCTTCTAGAACAAATAAAAGTCCTGCGATTGGTGCATTAAAAGCGGCGGCTAAACCAGCACTGGCACCACTACTGATTAAAATTTTTTCTTCAGACTTGGTGCTTTGCCGCCATTGACTATAGCCTTGTCCAACCACTGCACCTAGTTGAATTGAAGGACCTTCACGTCCCAAAAATAGCCCAGGACTAATCGCTAAGATCCCACCGATAAATTTTTTCCAAAGCACTGGAAACCAGTGAATTTCTAATTGACCTTGAAGTTGTCCTTCCACTTGGGGAATGCCACTGCCTTTAATTGCTGGTTCGCTTTTGATCAGTCGTCCTAATAAATAAGCAAGCACGAGAGAAAATAAGAACCAAGGAATCATCCAAAAGGGTTTTTCGTGAAACGTTTGATACAGATGCACGACTTGTTCGCCAATTTTTTCAATGCCTAAGCGAAATAAGCTGACAACGAAGCCGACCAGGATTCCGACGACGATACCTTTAAGGA from Enterococcus faecalis includes the following:
- a CDS encoding ClC family H(+)/Cl(-) exchange transporter — translated: MNNDVHEIKQLDGTRIGFILKGIVVGILVGFVVSLFRLGIEKIGEQVVHLYQTFHEKPFWMIPWFLFSLVLAYLLGRLIKSEPAIKGSGIPQVEGQLQGQLEIHWFPVLWKKFIGGILAISPGLFLGREGPSIQLGAVVGQGYSQWRQSTKSEEKILISSGASAGLAAAFNAPIAGLLFVLEEVHHSFSPLVWLTSFSAAISANFVSLHFFGLQPVLYIGPVKSLPLEYYWTLVLLGVLLGLLGWIYQKTLLSLPKVYGKIKGLSSNYYGFVPFILILPIGYFFPHLLGGGNQIVLALGNQPATIWALVGLLVLRFVFSMVSYGSNLPGGIFLPILTLGAIIGTLYGSLLVQYVGMDPIFVKNFLIFSMAGYFTAIGKAPLTAIILVTEMVGNFSHLMSLGVVALVSYITIDSLGGKPIYESLLERLVPSKVSNIRGHKTIIELPITAESSLDDTMVRDFVWPKQMLLTSIRRGESEILTHGDTVMHVGDVLIILTDEKLAYQVKKEIYQKTLPNDLVN